CAATATCAAATACATTTTATGGAATGATGTCTGGTTTGTCTGTGACTATTATCACGGTATCCGGGCTGTCAATACCCCTCCGGCCCCAGGCACAGCCCGCCGTCAACAACGATATTCTGGCCGGTGATATAACTGGACTCGTCAGAGACCAGGAAAAGCACCGCGCTGGCGATTTCCTCCGGCTTGGCCAACCGACCCAGCTTGATACCCTTCTCCCACTGGGGGATGCGGTCCGGCGCCATCTTCAAGACACGCTCCGTTCCCACAATCCCTGGCGCAACACAGTTGACGCGTATCCCGTACTGTGCCGCCTCCTTGGCCAGCGTCATGGTCATACCAATGATACCTGCCTTGGCCGCGGAGTACTCGACTCCCTTCATCATACCGATTACCCCGGCGGTAGAAGATATGCTGACGATGGCACCGCTTCTCCTCTCAATCATGTGGTTGATGACCGCCCGTGCGCAGTTCAGCGGCCCGAGCAGGTTGAGGCGTACGATTTCCTCGCCGCGGGTTTT
The sequence above is drawn from the Chloroflexota bacterium genome and encodes:
- a CDS encoding glucose 1-dehydrogenase translates to MRVKDKVAIVTGGAGAIGGEITKLLAREGAKIIIADVNTEEASKLVAEVKALGSEALAVNSDVIEIDQAEKMVEAALARFGQVDILVNVAGGSTGPSIKTKMDFFARSEKTRGEEIVRLNLLGPLNCARAVINHMIERRSGAIVSISSTAGVIGMMKGVEYSAAKAGIIGMTMTLAKEAAQYGIRVNCVAPGIVGTERVLKMAPDRIPQWEKGIKLGRLAKPEEIASAVLFLVSDESSYITGQNIVVDGGLCLGPEGY